In a single window of the Acyrthosiphon pisum isolate AL4f chromosome X, pea_aphid_22Mar2018_4r6ur, whole genome shotgun sequence genome:
- the LOC100164784 gene encoding PRKCA-binding protein-like has product MSNVNPCENMYNDHCLHLNDDKKGMKVTSGIVKINKDTKSNRIGLTIDGGPPHCPCIYITQVLEDSPAALDGTLESGDEILAINNERVSGRHKSQVSKMIESSSNPVIFKYNKLHADVQQGKTLDIVLKKFKQRLVENISNTVADYLCMSRAIIVDDSLVKRLQQLENLEETYRCLVDHLEHVLNAFYDLTQCYKEFGESFAEIAVREPQPRASESLMRFSEYHRQMERQGLMLIEVIKPISRSFGTYLNKAIPDTKQTIRKYADVKFEFLSYCLKVTELDTAQKNTSSTCDPVYRIETGNYEYRLLLRCRQIARKRFFALRKDVLTKIELLESKHVYDVVDQFQIIASQVTSFNHEISWMINGGDRDDNEPPIFPIEMDLKCTAFEYNSVQPDLNDESVIVYECEES; this is encoded by the exons ATGAGCAACGTTAATCCATGTGAGAATATGTACAATGATCattgtttacatttaaatgatgataaaaa AGGTATGAAAGTAACCTCTggaattgtaaaaattaataaggaCACGAAAAGCAATCGTATAGGTTTAACAATAGATGGAGGACCACCTCACTGCccttgtatatatattacacag GTTTTGGAAGATTCACCAGCTGCATTAGATGGCACATTAGAAAGTGGCGATGAGATTCTAGCTATTAATAATGAACGCGTAAGTGGACGTCACAAATCGCAAGTATCAAAAATGATAGAATCGAGTAGT aatcctgtaatttttaaatataacaaattacacGCTGATGTACAACAAGGAAAAACTTtggatattgtattaaaaaaatttaaacagaggctagttgaaaatatttctaatactGTTGCTGATTATTTGTGTATGTCTCGTGCAATTATTGTGGATGACAGTCTTGTTAAACGTTTACAACAGCTGGAGAACTTGGAAGAAACATATCGTTGCTTGGTTGATCACTTAGAACATGTACTTAATGCGTTTTATGATCTGACCCAATGTTATAAAG AATTTGGGGAGTCTTTTGCAGAAATAGCTGTCCGAGAACCACAACCTAGAGCAAGTGAATCTTTAATGCGTTTCTCTGAATATCACAGGCAAATGGAGCGCCAAGGTCTTATGCTAATCGAAGTTATTAAACCA ATATCTAGGTCATTTGGCACATACCTGAATAAAGCTATTCCAGACACCAAGCAAACAATACGCAAGTATGCCgatgtaaaatttgaatttttatcttaCTGTTTAAAAGTCACGGAGTTAGATACAGCACAAAAAAATACTTCATCGACATGTGATCCTGTGTATCGTATTGAAACCGGAAATTATGAATACAG GCTTCTATTGAGATGCCGACAGATAGCAAGAAAACGATTTTTTGCTCTAAGAAAAGATGTTTTGACCAAAATCGAACTGCTTGAAAGTAAACACGTGTATGATGTTGTAGatcaatttcaaataattgctTCACAAGTCACTAGTTTCAACCATGAAATAAGTTGGATGATAAATGGAGGGGATAGAGATGATAATGAACCACCGATATTTCCTATTGAGATGGATTTGAAATGTACCGCATTTGAATATAATTCAGTCCAGCCCGATCttaatgat GAAAGTGTAATAGTCTACGAGTGTGAAGAGAGTTAA